The genomic interval GCATATCGAGGGTGTAAAACAGCCCTTGCCGTCGTGTACGACACCGGCGCTTCCCGGCATGGTTGTGACGACAAAGTCGGATGAGTTGTTCCACATCCGGCGTACAAACCTGGAGATGTTGCTCTCCGACCACAATGCCTACTGCCAGCCTCCCTGCCAGGCGGATTGCCCAACGCATATCGACATTCCGGGATACCTGGAACTGATAGCGAAAGGTTCGATGAAAGAGGCGGCGCGACTGGTCAAGGAAGTGCTGCCATTCCCTTATATCCTGGGGTTGACCTGCCCGGCTCCCTGTCAGAAGGCCTGCCGCCGCGGACTCGTTGAGGAAGAGATAGCGATCTGTCGCATGCATGGTCACGCCGCCGAAACCTGCCTGCTCGACCCGCCGCATCCTTTCGTGAAGGACCCGCCAACGGGCAAGAAGGTTGCCATTGTTGGCGCGGGACCGGCAGGACTCACCTGCGCCTACTACCTCGCCTTGAAAGGCCACTACTGCAAGGTCTTTGACCAGCAACCGCAGCCGGGTGGTCAATTGCGCTACGGCATCCCTGAATACCGTCTTCAGAAAGACATGATGGACCGCGAGATTGATCATGTCTGGTCGCTGGGTGTGGATGCGCAGTACAACGTCAGGCTCGGGCGCGATTTTACCATCGATGACCTGTTTGCCCAGGGCTTTGATGCCATCTACCTGGGTATCGGAGCCTGGACCAGCAACAAGCTGAATATGGAAGGCGAAGATGCCGAAGGATTCGTCAACGCCATCTCCTATCTCTCCGAAAAGGTTGAAGGCAAGCCGGTGCCGGTGAAGGAAGGCGATGAGGTCGTAGTCTATGGCGGCGGATTCACGGCCTACGACTGCACTCGAACCTCACTGCGCCTGGGAGCGAAAGTGCATACGCTCTATTACCGCACGCGCTCGGATATCACGGCGACTTTTGAAGAGGTTGAGGACGGCATCAACGAGGGCACCGACCTGCAAGTCCAGACCATGATCCAGAAAATCCTGGTCGAGGATGGCAAGGTCAAAGGCGTTCAATGCGTGAAAACGAAGCCTGGCGAACCCGACGCGCGTGGCCGGCGACGGCCCGTACCGGTGCAAGGTTCGGAGTTCGTCATTAACTGCAACGCGGTTATCCCTGCCGTGGGCCAGGCCGTCCAGCAAGATGTGCTTGAGGACAAGTCCGGCGTCAAGTTTACCAAGCATGGTACCATTCAGACTAATCCGCATAACTTCATGACAGACCGCGCAGGTGTCTTTGCCGGTGGTGATGCCCAGATGGGCGCGAAGACCATCATTGAGTGCGTCGGACAGGGCAAGCTCGGTGCTCGCTCGATACACGCGTACCTCAGTGGCGAGGATATGAAAGAAGTGGCGCGACGCCTGGAACTGGAAGAGCGTCACCCAGATCTCTTTGATATCGTCCCCTATAAGCCCGTCGAGCCGAAAGTGAAGATGCCGATGCTGCCCTACGAAGACCGCAAGCGCAACTTCAGAATCATCGAGATGGGCTATATGCAGGAACAGGCGGAGCGCGAAGCCGCTCGTTGCTTGCAGTGCGCGTGCCCTGCTGCCGGGCAGTGCGACCTGCAAAAGTATAGTATCGAGCATGGTCTGGCGGATAACCGCTTCCACGATGGCGAACCAACCGACTATCATGATTATGATATGGACCTGTCGCACAGCTTTATCCTGCGCGATCCCAACAAGTGCATCAACTGTACGCAGTGCGTGCGGGTCTGCCATGATGTGATTGGCCCCGACTGTTATGGCATGTTCGGCAAGGGCTTCGACACCATCGTATCCACGCCGTTCAACGTCAGCCTGCATGATACCGACTGCGTCTCCTGTGGCGCGTGCGTGCAGGTCTGCCCGACCGGTTCCTTGATGATGGCCGAGCGTTACCTGAAACGCTACGCCTTCGCGCTGGATCGCTGCATCTTCTGTGGCGACTGCGTAGAGGTCTGTCCTCACGGAGCATTGGGTGAGACGCCGAACTTCGAGCTCTCGTTCTTCAATCGCTTTGGCCCCGATGTCACACTCGACAAAGGCGACCTGGCGACTGCGCCGGACTACCTGGTGCGCCAGCGCCTGCCGCGCAGTAAAAAGAACCTGCCCGTGATGAGCCCTCTGGTGCGCCCGCTGCCGCCGCGTGGCATCAGGGAATAACGTAATATGGTTTCACCAGGGCGACCGCGAGGGTGCGCCCCTATCCGCCACAGGCGAATACCACGTGGCGGATAGGGGCGCACCCTCGCGGTCGCCCTTAGATTCTCTTCATCTTCTTCCCTTGCTTCGTGTTACAATAACAATAGTCAGTAATCCATTATCCATTAAGTAAACAAGGAGCGATTCTATGGCTGGCCAGCGAACATTGCAGTTCCCGCGCGGCTTTTTATGGGGAACAGCATCTTCATCGTATCAATGTGAGGGTGGAAATACGAACGATCAATGGTATCGCTGGGAGCAACAGGGCCATATTCTCACCAGAGAACATGCTGGAGATGCCTGCGACTGGTGGCACAACGCGGAAAGCGATTTTGAGTGGGCCGAGCAGATGGAGAACAATGCCCTGCGCCTGAGCATCGAGTGGAGTCGCATTGAGCCGCAAGAGGGACAATGGAATAGCGCCGCCATAGACCGTTACCGGCAGATGCTCGCGGATTTGCACCGTCGCCACATGAAACCTTTCGTCACCCTGCATCACTTCACCGACCCATTGTGGTTTGCCGACCGTGGTGGTTTTGCCAACGAGCGTAACATTTTTTATTTTATCCGCTATGTTACCTATGTCGTGCAGTCGTTGCAGGACCTGTGCGACTTCTGGCTCACGATCAACGAACCGAACGTCTACGCTTTTATGGGATATGTACTTGGCTCGTATCCCCCGGGTGAGCATAATATTAGTCTCGCTCTACGTGTTCTGCGCAACCTGGTGCAGGCCCATGTCGAGGCATTCTATGCCATCCGACGCGCGCAGCCACAATCCGAGATTGGCTATTGCCTCGATTACCGTCTGTTCGATCCGGCCAGCATTTTTTCGCTGCTCGATACGCTTGTTGCGGGTGCTCATGACGAGTTCTTCAACTGGGCAGCATTAGAGGCAGCCGAGACCGGTCGCTTTCCGTTTCCCCTGAAAATGATGCTGTCACCTGTCCCACATGCATCCGGCACGCGTGATTACCATGGCGTGAACTATTACACCCGCGATATCGTGCGCTTCGACCCCACACGCCCGGCGGATTTTTTCGCTCGTCGCTACGTGAAGCCTGGCGCGCTGCATAATGACCCCGGTTTAGAAGGAAACTTCGGCGAAATTTATCCAGAGGGTATCTATCGCGTCTTGAAAGATGTCTACCGGCGCACGCGAGGCAACAAGCCGCTCTACGTTACTGAGAACGGCTTCAGCGATACACTCGATGACCGCCGTCCAAGGGCTATCCTTGAACATCTTGCCATGGTACATCGAGCCATCCGCGAGGGTATACCTGTGCGGGGCTATTTTCACTGGACACTGGTTGATAACTTTGAATGGAGCGAAGGCTGGGGAGCTCGCTTCGGCCTGATCGAACTCGACCCTCGCACGCAGAGGCGCGCACCAAGGCCGAGCGCGAGCATGTTCGGGGAAATCTGCCGTGCCAATGCCATCACCGAAAGCATTGTCGAGCGTTACGCGCCCGAAGCCATGGGTTTCATTTTTCCCCAATCCAATTCCGAACTGGCAAGGAGCGCCAGTGTATAAGATTTCGTTGTCTCATACAGCTGACCAGCGCTTCCTATACCGAAGATGCTCCATGAGCATGTAGGGTCCGTCTAATGTTCCACAAATCGCATCACATACGGGATGCTGTGCCCGCTTTCTCTATGTGCTGGAGTGCCGGCAGGAGCAGGTGGTAATTGCAATTGTTGCTCGATTGTTTCTTTTAGCAAATCATTGGCGTCGATATGCGATAGTTCATTCAGCGCGGCACGGTCAATAGCATTGGCCGACCGTTCGGCCCGCTCGCTGGAGAAGCGTGCCCATGCCTCAGCCAGCCAGAGGCTGGCGCGGATGCGTTCGCGCGTTGCTTCCTGCTTTTCGACGTTCTCAGCGTTCTCGGCGCCCTTGTTGGAGCGCCAGATGCGCCAGGCACGCGAGAAATGTACCATACTCGCGCCAGGCCTGGAACGCGCAAGTTGCAATATACCTGATGCCATTTCGAGCCATCCCCATGCCCTCGCTTCAGCAAATGTCAACGTAGCGAACCGCGCACCATTGGCTCTATCTGTTGCCTCACCTCTACCGGCGATAGGCAAGTCTCCACTCACGCCTTTTAATTTTGTGCGCGCAGAAAACACTAACCCCTGGGCATCTTCCGTCTTGCCTTCCAGGCTAAGTCGTATGGCTTCCTGAGCGTTTGCTACTGCATTATTGAAAATCGAAGGTGTCGTATCGGCCATGATTTATTAAGGCACCGGTTACTGGCGAAGATGTAACTGCTTTAATGTTCAGCCTCTTGCAATACCGCTGCCAGGAGCAAGCGATCAGGGCAATGCTGGGGAAATTTCTTTGCGTAACATACCAGGCAATAATCTCCAACCAGCTCCTCATCGTCGCCCGTACCATAGTAGGTGATGGTGTGTGGCGGACAGGCGTAGTGGCCGCAAGGAAGCAGAACGGCTTCTCTGTCGTGTGGCAGCCGGTGTGGGAATTGTTCGATATAGCATACATGTGTACTCATCATTTTTCCTCTTACTAGCAGCAAATAAATTTGGGGAAGATGCATCTCTGGACTGTCTGCATAATATCGCTCTCTCACATGTGTGTCAAGGTGAAGACTATATTTTGTTCCGCCCGCTTGTCATGCATTACCATAACATGCTACACTCTCTATAAGGGAGATAGTATGTAACAGTTCTATGCCCATCATAAAATTCAGTAGTGCGAGGTGGTCGTTATGATTAAACCTGGTTCAATCGCCGAAATGCAGAAGTTTATTTTCGGCACGCAGATATTTTGTTCCGATGGTGAGGATGGCTCGCTGGTTCAGGTCATTTTTGACCCTGCTACCCGGCGCCTGACACATATAGGTGCGCGGCAGGGGCGTTTCTTCGGCAAAACTCACCTTGTTTCGTTTGAGCACGTCGTTAATGCTTCCGGTGAGGCTATAACGCTCGATCTCAGTCTTGCCGATGTCGCTTCCACAGATAGTTCAGGAGTGAGTGGAGTATCCCTCGAAAGAAAGAGTGTCGTAGAGCTTGTCGGTTCCTCAAGTAAAGGCACGCTGCTGCTCGTTGCTGTGCATCCAGGGAATGGGGAACTGGCCTATCTCGTGGCCCACAATATCCGCCCCGGGCAGGACACTCTGTTTCAGGAGAAGTACGTCGGCTCAATAGAAGCCGGGCATGTGATGGTGACGATTCCGGAAGAGGTCCTGCAAAGCCTTCCACCTTACCGGCCTGATGATGTACTCCAGCGCGAGGTAGAGGGCATTCTGTTCGATTTTACTCCATTACATGTTGACCTGAAGGCCATCAATATTCATGTGTTGGATAGTGTCCTTTACCTGGACGGTAACATCTCCAGTTCGCTGAAGCGTGATATTGTGACCGACCAGGTATCGGGCGTGCAGGGCTTGTTGGAGATCAACAACAACCTGGTTGCCGACGATACGCTGGCGGCAGGGCTGGCGAGAGCGTTGGGCCAGGACCAGATCACACACGACCTGCCAATAGGCGTCTACCCGCGTCTTGGAGTCGTGCGCCTGAGCGGTGCCGTCCACACCGGCCAGCAGAAAGCGGTTGCCGGAGAAATAGCAAAGAACTATCCAGGAGTGCGTTCGGTAATCAACAACCTGGTGATCGACCCCAATGCCGAATTGCTGAACGTTATGTCGGCACCCGAAGGCGGCGATGCGAAAGATAAGGTGCCTGGGAAATATGTCAGGCATACAAAGTAGCTGTTATCCTTTTGAGGGATGGCCGTAAACATGTTCTGAGATGCGAAGGCATCCCTCATTTCTTCACGTAAGATAGTCTCCCTTGTCCTTCCTATTCTTCCTTTCCAATCGCCCTGCATCAGTCTCACCACTTGTTGACAGAATCCCGGTATAAGAGTATCATCGATGAGGTAAGAAACTATCGTTGTCAATTTTGAACCAATAGAAGTCGGACTGAAAATACATGATGGAGAGTTTAGACCAGCTCAAAACCACTGCACAAGAAGCGTCTCCTCCAACCCCCGCGATCGATACAGATGAGCCAAAAGATGCTGAAGCCGCGCGGTCAGGTAGTGAAGCAATGGCAAGACCGGTGCCCACCCAGAAGCGCGAGATCGCAGCCCAGGCGCTAAGAACACTCTGGTTCGAGTTTCAGCTTGAGGGTGAACCGCTAATTTTCCCCTCACCCATTGGGGGAAGGATGCAGATTGAACATCATCCTATGCTCCTCAACCGGCTTGTGGAAGTGGACAGAGAGCAAGAGAAGGCGCGCCCCGGCCAGCTCAAAAATTGGAGACGACTGCCCGCGCCAGAATATGCTGCCGGTATTGCTGCAATCGGTGAAGTCAATACCATCTTGAAGGCGGACCTGATCCAACCGGCAGAAATTGGTGATACGGGTACCGTACCTGCCGCTCCCTACAGCTGGATATACTATATCTTCGAGGATGGTTGGAAAGCCCTCTCCGTCTACTTCGAGACCGATGGGAACGAGACTGCCGCGCTGGCCGCTATTCCCATGGGACGCCAGGATGATTGGCTGGCCTTTCTCAAGCACCTGGATGACCAGCACAAGTCCTACTGGATTAAGGATCACTATGGCCGTATAGAGATTATCGGCGGCGATAGTGACCTCGCAGATTCAATTAAAGCTGCCTCATATGATGATCTGGTACTACCGGAAGGAACATTACTTCAGATAAAGGCGCAGCGCCACATCTTTGACAAAGCAGTCTTGAGCCGGTACGAAGCCCTGCATATGCCGCGCCTGCGCAAGGTCCTGCTCTTTGGACCATCCGGCACCGGCAAGACAACGCTTCTGAGGGCCGAGGGCGCGTTTCATGCAAAGCAAGACGGCCTTGTCCTTTATGTTTCTTCGACTCCACCGGGGCGCAATGGCAGTCCCTGGCAAAATCTGGCCCAGGCACTCAATGTGGCGGCGAAGTGCAGTCTGCCAACGCTCATCTTGCTCGAAGACTTCGAGGCATTTATCGTCAATCCTCCTGACCTGCAGCAGGTTCTCAATATGCTTGATGGCGTAGGCGCGCCTGATAATCCCGCTGGCACATTGTTGCTGGCTACCACCAGCGATCCGGAGAAGATCGACCAGCGCATTCGCGACCGGCCAGGTCGTATTGACGTTTTGATTGAAATGGGGCTGATTGACAATACTGAACTTGCATTGCGCTTCCTCAAACATTTCCTCGGTGAATACTTTAACGAGGAAGAGCATACCTCCGTTGCCTCACTGCTGTTGAAGCAGCCGGGCAGCCATTTCCGCGAGGTATGTATCTCCGGCCTCATGCATGCTCTGGAGATGGGCCGCTCGGATGTGCTGAAAGAAGACCTGCTCTGGGCGCATGACATGATTATTACGGGTAGGGACCTTGCTTCCGAAGCTGAAAGATTCTCGCCCTCAGTAGCGCGCAAACGCGGCAGCTACTTCGGCAAGAATTCTTAGTAGCGTCTGATATCAATCTGCTGATTGCCAGGCTTTGAGCGCGTGTTTTATAGTTTCCGATGAGAAAAGCTATAGGACACGCGCTCAAAGCTCTTTTTGTGTACTTTCCTGCCGGCATAATCGTGTGAATCCTGAGAGGATAGTAGATGATGCGATGTTATACTGAGAAAGGAAAGGGAGTACATGGCAGATTCGGAGAAAAATAGGAATAGCAACCAGGATACAGGTGCGGTATCGAATGATCAGGGCTTTCAACAACCGGGCGGGCAGAATGCCGATTACAATAAGATGATTCGAGATGAGCACCTGGGCACCGCTAAAGGCGAGGGCGAGCCTGAGGGCGGTATGGGTACTGGAACCCAGCCTGATACCGCGCTTGGCAGTGGGAGAGCACCTGGGGGCGCGGCCACAAGTAACAGCACGGTCGCCGGTGGTGGAACCACGGGCGGCACAAATCCGGGCGGCATTACCACTACGGATCGTGGCAGACCGTCTATGCGCGATTTAACCACCAATAGCGATCCCATCATGGGTGTAGGTGGTCGCGGCGACATAGCGGGCCAGGCCCCACCGAA from Ktedonobacteraceae bacterium carries:
- a CDS encoding FAD-dependent oxidoreductase, with the translated sequence MAVSIRDNLSPIQTSPQPVVRNDVGHSSFTLTIDGKTVQAYENQTLLSVAVDNGITDIPNMCNDEKLEPTATCRMCLVHIEGVKQPLPSCTTPALPGMVVTTKSDELFHIRRTNLEMLLSDHNAYCQPPCQADCPTHIDIPGYLELIAKGSMKEAARLVKEVLPFPYILGLTCPAPCQKACRRGLVEEEIAICRMHGHAAETCLLDPPHPFVKDPPTGKKVAIVGAGPAGLTCAYYLALKGHYCKVFDQQPQPGGQLRYGIPEYRLQKDMMDREIDHVWSLGVDAQYNVRLGRDFTIDDLFAQGFDAIYLGIGAWTSNKLNMEGEDAEGFVNAISYLSEKVEGKPVPVKEGDEVVVYGGGFTAYDCTRTSLRLGAKVHTLYYRTRSDITATFEEVEDGINEGTDLQVQTMIQKILVEDGKVKGVQCVKTKPGEPDARGRRRPVPVQGSEFVINCNAVIPAVGQAVQQDVLEDKSGVKFTKHGTIQTNPHNFMTDRAGVFAGGDAQMGAKTIIECVGQGKLGARSIHAYLSGEDMKEVARRLELEERHPDLFDIVPYKPVEPKVKMPMLPYEDRKRNFRIIEMGYMQEQAEREAARCLQCACPAAGQCDLQKYSIEHGLADNRFHDGEPTDYHDYDMDLSHSFILRDPNKCINCTQCVRVCHDVIGPDCYGMFGKGFDTIVSTPFNVSLHDTDCVSCGACVQVCPTGSLMMAERYLKRYAFALDRCIFCGDCVEVCPHGALGETPNFELSFFNRFGPDVTLDKGDLATAPDYLVRQRLPRSKKNLPVMSPLVRPLPPRGIRE
- a CDS encoding glycoside hydrolase family 1 protein is translated as MAGQRTLQFPRGFLWGTASSSYQCEGGNTNDQWYRWEQQGHILTREHAGDACDWWHNAESDFEWAEQMENNALRLSIEWSRIEPQEGQWNSAAIDRYRQMLADLHRRHMKPFVTLHHFTDPLWFADRGGFANERNIFYFIRYVTYVVQSLQDLCDFWLTINEPNVYAFMGYVLGSYPPGEHNISLALRVLRNLVQAHVEAFYAIRRAQPQSEIGYCLDYRLFDPASIFSLLDTLVAGAHDEFFNWAALEAAETGRFPFPLKMMLSPVPHASGTRDYHGVNYYTRDIVRFDPTRPADFFARRYVKPGALHNDPGLEGNFGEIYPEGIYRVLKDVYRRTRGNKPLYVTENGFSDTLDDRRPRAILEHLAMVHRAIREGIPVRGYFHWTLVDNFEWSEGWGARFGLIELDPRTQRRAPRPSASMFGEICRANAITESIVERYAPEAMGFIFPQSNSELARSASV
- a CDS encoding BON domain-containing protein; the encoded protein is MIKPGSIAEMQKFIFGTQIFCSDGEDGSLVQVIFDPATRRLTHIGARQGRFFGKTHLVSFEHVVNASGEAITLDLSLADVASTDSSGVSGVSLERKSVVELVGSSSKGTLLLVAVHPGNGELAYLVAHNIRPGQDTLFQEKYVGSIEAGHVMVTIPEEVLQSLPPYRPDDVLQREVEGILFDFTPLHVDLKAINIHVLDSVLYLDGNISSSLKRDIVTDQVSGVQGLLEINNNLVADDTLAAGLARALGQDQITHDLPIGVYPRLGVVRLSGAVHTGQQKAVAGEIAKNYPGVRSVINNLVIDPNAELLNVMSAPEGGDAKDKVPGKYVRHTK
- a CDS encoding AAA family ATPase, translated to MMESLDQLKTTAQEASPPTPAIDTDEPKDAEAARSGSEAMARPVPTQKREIAAQALRTLWFEFQLEGEPLIFPSPIGGRMQIEHHPMLLNRLVEVDREQEKARPGQLKNWRRLPAPEYAAGIAAIGEVNTILKADLIQPAEIGDTGTVPAAPYSWIYYIFEDGWKALSVYFETDGNETAALAAIPMGRQDDWLAFLKHLDDQHKSYWIKDHYGRIEIIGGDSDLADSIKAASYDDLVLPEGTLLQIKAQRHIFDKAVLSRYEALHMPRLRKVLLFGPSGTGKTTLLRAEGAFHAKQDGLVLYVSSTPPGRNGSPWQNLAQALNVAAKCSLPTLILLEDFEAFIVNPPDLQQVLNMLDGVGAPDNPAGTLLLATTSDPEKIDQRIRDRPGRIDVLIEMGLIDNTELALRFLKHFLGEYFNEEEHTSVASLLLKQPGSHFREVCISGLMHALEMGRSDVLKEDLLWAHDMIITGRDLASEAERFSPSVARKRGSYFGKNS